The sequence CGGCTAAATCAGCTTATTTAATGTGCTGAAATCAGGCGGCAAAGCGGGTTCCAGACCAGAACCCGCTTTGTTTTACCGCCACTCTTTTGGTGGCGGAAGACCTTGATAGTTTCTCCACCTTTGCGATGTCGGTTATTCGCCGGCTATCGGGAATTAAAGAGATGCAAACCACCTTCGTGTTGCGTGAAGTCAAACCCTTGGATCACTTACCACTGGCGTAAATTCCTGCAGGTGCTTTGGTCATCAATTTAGGCCGCCAGCACTCGGTTTCGTCCCGATGCTTTTGCACGGTAGAGTGCCTCATCCATGCGCTTAAACAGGCTATCGGTGTCTTCACCCACCTGATGTTGCGCGACGCCGATACTGACCGTGAGCTGTGGCAGATTAGGTTGACATATCATCTGAATAGTTTCTCTAATAGATTCAGCCAGTTGCAATGCCCCTTCCAGATTGGTTAACGGCAGGAGAATTGCAAACTCCTCGCCTCCCCAACGGAAAACAATATCGCTTTCGCGAATGATGGATTCCAAGGTTCTTGCCAACAAAATCAGAACTTCATCACCCTTATTATGCCCAAGCTGATCATTAATCGATTTAAAATGATCGACATCCAATAGAATCAAACTGAAGTTGTGGCCATAACGTTGGCTCTGAGTATGCGCATGTTCGACTAAGGGGAAGAACTGGCGTCGATTGCCTAAATCCGTCAGCGGATCTCGTAAAGCAGCATGTTCCAAGGCCTCTTCAAGGCGCTTTTGCTCGGTAATATCATGAATGACGCACAGCATCAATCGAATACCATCCAACTCGACTGGACCCGCATAGGTTTGCACGTGACGGGTATTGCCATCAGCTAATTTATGAATAAAGTTTAGCGGCTTATGCCCCCCCGGTAGTTTAGCGACCTCATTCATGACGGGCAAAACATCCCTCCCCATGGTATTGATTTCCCAAGTGTGCTTCATGCACAACTCATCCCGCGAATAACCATAGAAACGGGTTGCTGCCTGATTAGCATCCACGATTTGCCCTTCTCTCGAGGGATCAATGAGTAGCATCGGGGCCGTATTGGTATTGAACAATTGCTCATAAAAACCCAGCTCATCTCGTTGATAGGGTTTTGAGCAAAGTTGCCCCATATGGGGTTGAGTGAGCATCCTTTCGGAGATATAGAGCCCTTCAAAAACAATCACGTCACCATAGGGCTCTAGCTGAGTGAGGGAGAGTCGGCAGCTCAAGGGGAAGATATTTCCTGCGCTCTGAATTGTCCAGATCTCGACAATCTGATCATGACCCGCTAACGCGGGGAGGTAGGCATCTAACTGTTGCTGCGCATGGGCTGAAAATCGGCCATGACGCATTAATGGTAATGGGCAGTCACCTGCAATTTTTCGGGCTTCCTTGTTAGCAAATAACAATTCTTGAGTTTTAGGCACAGCAACCCAAACCGGCGTACTCAAAATATTTAATGCATCTAAGTAAGCTATCAACATAGGAATACCGATAGATATTTGGCATGTGGACAGAATACAGTTAATTGCCCTAGATTCACTACATTTCGATTTCTAATAAATTCAATGACATGTATAACCATCAAAAAAGAGAAATGTCGAGGGGAGATAGCTCAGATGATAAACCCGCAGAGTGGCTCAATGAACGTGGGTCAACAGGTCTGCGGTAAAGGCTACAGTGATACATCCGCCGTATTAGCCGTTAACTATAACTTCTAATTTAGCCATTATTGTTAATTTATCGACTATATTGCGGGCCACCATCAGTGTGGTCGGTTTCAATCACGGATTACAAAAGACTTCGTTCGACAGAGTGAGCAATCTGATGGGGAATTTGAGCTGACTGTCAAAAGGTACAATTTTATACCCACATATCCCCCGCGACAAACAGACTTCAACAGACGAGCGCGTCTATAGGAAAAATTAATATTAGCCTGATAAGTATAGATTTACTGGGTTTGATGTACTTCGGGAGATACTGCGAGACGTTAGATTGGAGCGGGTGAAGGGAATCGAACCCTCGTATAGAGCTTGGGAAGCTCTCGTTCTACCATTGAACTACACCCGCTTCGGTGTGCGGTTTGCATTATAACCGGTTCTTTGGCCTGGGCAAGCGAAGATATAGTCTAAGCGCCGGTATTTTAAGCGATTAGATTAAATAAGGTATAAGCGCGGCTGTTTTCTGGAAGAGTTTTGCTCAATAAAAAGGGCGCCGTAGCACCCTAAGAGGTTTACCGTTAACCGATGTTGCTTATTTTACCGGGCGCATTGCCGGGAATAAAATAACATCGCGGATAGTATGACTGTTGGTAAACAGCATTACCATGCGGTCAATACCAATGCCCAAGCCAGCCGTTGGCGGCAAGCCATGTTCCAGCGCAGTGACATAATCTTCATCATAGAACATCGCTTCGTCATCACCTGCTTCTTTGGCGCTAACTTGATCAGCAAAGCGCTGAGCTTGGTCTTCAGCATCATTCAGCTCAGAGAAGCCGTTACCAATTTCACGGCCACCAATGAAGAACTCGAAGCGGTCAGTGATAAATGGATTATCATCATTACGACGAGCCAGCGGAGAGACTTCTGCTGGGTATTCAGTGATGAAGGTTGGTTGAATCAGGTGGCTCTCTGCGGTCTCTTCGAAGATTTCGCATTGAACGCGGCCCAAGCCCCAGCTCTTCTCAACTTTGATGCCAAGTGACTCAGCAATCGCCAAGGCTTTATCCATATCGTCTAAATCTGCCACATTGGTTTCAGGGCGGTATTTGCAAATGGCTTCTTTCATGGTCAATTTGGCAAAAGGTTTACCGAAATCAAATGTCTGCTCACCATACTGCACCACACTGCTGCCCAAAATATTTTCAGTCAGGGTGCGGAACAACTCTTCCGTCAATACAATCAGATCTTTGTAATCTGCATACGCCATATAGAGTTCCATCATGGTGAACTCTGGGTTATGGCGCGGTGAAACACCCTCATTACGGAAGTTACGGTTGATTTCAAACACGCGTTCAAAACCACCGACAACCAGACGTTTCAAATACAGTTCTGGCGCGATACGTAAGTACATATCGATGTCCAGCGCATTATGATGTGTCACAAATGGGCGTGCAGATGCACCACCTGGGATCACTTGCATCATGGGGGTTTCGACTTCCATGAAGCCTTTTTCCACCATGAAGCTACGGATGCCAGACATGACTTGTGAACGCACTTTGAACGTATTGCGAGACTCATCGTTAGCAATCAGATCCAGATAGCGCTGGCGGTAACGGGTTTCCTGATCAGCCAGACCATGAAATTTATCTGGCAGCGGGCGCAGTGCTTTGGTCAGCAGACGCAGTTCGTTACAGTGGATAGACAGCTCTCCGGTTTTGGTTTTAAACAACTTACCGCGTGCGCCTAAGATATCGCCCAGATCCCACTTTTTGAACTCTTCGTTATAAACGCCTTCCGGTAGATCATCACGGGAAACGTACAACTGAATACGGCCACCGACATCTTGCAGCGTCACGAATGATGCTTTACCCATGATACGGCGAGTCATCATACGGCCGGCAACGGTCACTTCGATATTCAGCGCTTCTAATTCTTCGTTCTCTTTGCTGCCATACTCAGCATGCAACTGGTCAGAGAGGTGTTCACGACGGAAATCATTCGGGAAGGCAATTCCCTTTTCCCTTAGCACGGCCAGTTTTTCTCGACGAGCTTGTAACTCACTATTGAGTTCTTGCGCTTGCTCAGCGACTTGTGTTTTTTGCTCTGACATCTCAGTTCCTTATAACCCGGCTTTCAAACTTGCTTCGATGAATTTGTCCAGATCACCATCCAGTACCGCTTGCGTATTGCGTGTTTCCACACCGGTACGCAAATCTTTGATACGGGAGTCATCCAGTACATAAGAACGGATCTGGCTGCCCCAACCAATATCGGACTTGTTATCTTCCAGAACCTGTTTATCAGCATTTTTCTTTTGCATCTCAAACTCATACAGCTTCGCTTTTAGCTGTTTCATCGCTTGATCTTTGTTTTTATGCTGAGAACGGTCATTCTGGCACTGAGTCACAATATTAGTTGGAATGTGGGTAATACGTACCGCAGATTCCGTTTTGTTAACGTGCTGACCACCCGCACCGGATGCACGGTAAACGTCAATACGCAAGTCTGCCGGGTTGATTTCGATATCAATATCGTCGTCAACTTCAGGATAGACGAAGGCAGAGCTGAAAGAGGTATGACGGCGACCACCGGAGTCAAATGGGCTTTTACGGACCAGACGATGTACGCCAGTTTCAGTTCGCAACCAGCCAAATGCATACTCACCGATGATTTTGATCGTGGCAGACTTCAGGCCAGCAACATCACCATCCGACTCTTCAATGATTTCAGTTTTGAAACCCTTGGATTCAGCCCAGCGCAAATACATGCGCAGCAGCATGCTGGCCCAATCCTGAGCTTCTGTGCCGCCGGAACCGGCTTGCAGGTCCAGATAGCAGTTGGCGCTATCATATTCACCAGAGAACATACGGCGGAATTCAAGCTGGCCCAGTTTGCCATCGAGGATATCTAACTCAGCAACCGCTTCGTTAAACGTCTCTTCGTCGTCAGCTTCAATTGCCAACTCTAGCAAACCAGTCACGTCTTCCATGCCTTGATCCAATTGATCAATGGTGGTGACAATTTCTTCCAACGCAGAGCGCTCTTTACCCAGTGCTTGGGCGCGCTCAGGCTCATTCCAGACGTCGGGCTGTTCCAGCTCGGCGTTTACTTCTTCCAGTCGCTCTTTCTTGGCATCATAGTCAAAGATACCCCCTGAGAACGGCTGTCCGATCAGACAGGTCCTGAATTCGGTTTTTTACCGGGTTTATTTCAAACATGATTTAAAGTCTTACGTTGAGTCGTCGATGACGGAATGTCATTAGAACCGATAATTCTAACGGATCTCAACGACGGTTTATAGCAAGTTGACTATATTTCCTGCTTACTGAGAACGACAGCCACGTTAACCGCCCGCTTGACTCCGAATCACTGACAGATGCCAGCCATTCGGGCGGTGTTGAGTGGTGAATTAATAGGGCCACAAGTGCTGAATCAATAACTGGACACTTCGGTTACCGCGATACTCATTAATATCGAGTTTATAAGCGAGTTTGACTTCACGCACACTGCTGTCCGGCCATAAGGTGGTATCGATATTAAAGGCAATGCCATCCAGCAACGGCCCGCCATTCAATGGCTCAATCATGAGTTTCAAGTGGCGCTCACCCACCAGCCGCTGTTGTAAAATGCGGAATTTGCCGTCAAATGTCGGTTCTGGGAAGGATTGCCCCCACGGACCACCATCGCGCAGCAGCTCTGCTGTTTCGATTGATAAGTCGTTGCCTTGCAGCTCGCCATCAGACCAGATAACACCTTCCAATTGGGAGGCATCCATCCATTCACCGACTAAATCTGCAAAGCACTGGCGGAATTCATCGAATTTATCCTGCTCTAGCGATAATCCGGCCGCCATAGCATGTCCGCCAAACTTCAGAATCAATCCTGGGTTCAAGGTGTCGAGGCGCTCAAGGGCATCACGCATATGTAAACCAGCAACACTACGGCCCGAGCCTTTCAGTAACCCCTCCCCCGCCGGAGCAAAAGCGATAACCGGCCGGTGAAAACGCTCTTTAATCCGTGAGGCCAGAATCCCCACTACGCCCTGATGC comes from Yersinia mollaretii ATCC 43969 and encodes:
- a CDS encoding sensor domain-containing diguanylate cyclase, with translation MLIAYLDALNILSTPVWVAVPKTQELLFANKEARKIAGDCPLPLMRHGRFSAHAQQQLDAYLPALAGHDQIVEIWTIQSAGNIFPLSCRLSLTQLEPYGDVIVFEGLYISERMLTQPHMGQLCSKPYQRDELGFYEQLFNTNTAPMLLIDPSREGQIVDANQAATRFYGYSRDELCMKHTWEINTMGRDVLPVMNEVAKLPGGHKPLNFIHKLADGNTRHVQTYAGPVELDGIRLMLCVIHDITEQKRLEEALEHAALRDPLTDLGNRRQFFPLVEHAHTQSQRYGHNFSLILLDVDHFKSINDQLGHNKGDEVLILLARTLESIIRESDIVFRWGGEEFAILLPLTNLEGALQLAESIRETIQMICQPNLPQLTVSIGVAQHQVGEDTDSLFKRMDEALYRAKASGRNRVLAA
- the lysS gene encoding lysine--tRNA ligase, coding for MSEQKTQVAEQAQELNSELQARREKLAVLREKGIAFPNDFRREHLSDQLHAEYGSKENEELEALNIEVTVAGRMMTRRIMGKASFVTLQDVGGRIQLYVSRDDLPEGVYNEEFKKWDLGDILGARGKLFKTKTGELSIHCNELRLLTKALRPLPDKFHGLADQETRYRQRYLDLIANDESRNTFKVRSQVMSGIRSFMVEKGFMEVETPMMQVIPGGASARPFVTHHNALDIDMYLRIAPELYLKRLVVGGFERVFEINRNFRNEGVSPRHNPEFTMMELYMAYADYKDLIVLTEELFRTLTENILGSSVVQYGEQTFDFGKPFAKLTMKEAICKYRPETNVADLDDMDKALAIAESLGIKVEKSWGLGRVQCEIFEETAESHLIQPTFITEYPAEVSPLARRNDDNPFITDRFEFFIGGREIGNGFSELNDAEDQAQRFADQVSAKEAGDDEAMFYDEDYVTALEHGLPPTAGLGIGIDRMVMLFTNSHTIRDVILFPAMRPVK
- the prfB gene encoding peptide chain release factor 2 (programmed frameshift) translates to MFEINPVKNRIQDLSDRTAVLRGYLDYDAKKERLEEVNAELEQPDVWNEPERAQALGKERSALEEIVTTIDQLDQGMEDVTGLLELAIEADDEETFNEAVAELDILDGKLGQLEFRRMFSGEYDSANCYLDLQAGSGGTEAQDWASMLLRMYLRWAESKGFKTEIIEESDGDVAGLKSATIKIIGEYAFGWLRTETGVHRLVRKSPFDSGGRRHTSFSSAFVYPEVDDDIDIEINPADLRIDVYRASGAGGQHVNKTESAVRITHIPTNIVTQCQNDRSQHKNKDQAMKQLKAKLYEFEMQKKNADKQVLEDNKSDIGWGSQIRSYVLDDSRIKDLRTGVETRNTQAVLDGDLDKFIEASLKAGL